The stretch of DNA GGTTAATACTGGATACAGTGTTACCATTACACCATTTGAGATTTCCTCGAATAAGGGTAATGGGCACTGATATTCTTCACATAACCTTAAAACTCGATGAATCCCGGAACCATATTTTTCAATTTGGCCGGCATTCTTAAATATTTCAGCAATAAGTCGATTTCTCGGTGTAGAGACATATTTCCCGGATATAAGTTTTTCTATTGAAATGTTTGCAGGGAGACCGCCGGGGTTGAATATCTCGATTTTATCATCAAAAATTTTAACAACAGAATCATTTGGCTGGGAGTAGTCTCTATGGATAATAGCATTAATAACAACTTCACGCACAGCATCAAGGGGATACTGCCAAATTGAATCATGTTGTGCTTTACCACTTATACGGATTTCTTTATTAATATGCTTGGTAATAAAATCCAGAACCTCATCTACTTCAGTAAATAAGTCGCTTTGACACCTAAATTCATCTTTAATTATGGTTTCTGATTGAAATCTACCAAGCTCAATTGTTGAAAAAAGACATTGCTCTTTGGCAAATAACAGATAACATGCATTGGAAAGTTCACCATTTCGAAGCAACTCATATTTCTGTAACACATCTAAAGGTCCATCATCAACAGGATGTACCCGATGCTTATTTGCCGAATCAATAAAAGCTTGCACTTTTTCAAAAGAGATCTGATCCAGAGAACGCTCCGGATTTATATAATAATCCCAGCTCCGGTTGAATATTTTAAGATGTGTATCTACAACCTGGTTTATTGTCATTATGTGGTTAGAAGAACCCGATCGCATGTAATAACGGCCCTTACAAGCTACAGGTTTGATTGGATATTCGGGTATGCGAATTTCAACATACTCTTTTTGGCCGGAACTGTTAATTGCAATGTCTGGAATTATAGATGGCGCTGTTGACATCTTGATCTGATTGATCCACTGCTGGACAGTTTCTTTACCAAGGGTTACCCCAACAGCTTTCCCAGAATCATTGATACCAATAAATACAGATCCGCCTTTCGCATTTGCGAATGCGCAAAGCGTTTCGATTGTTTCTTTATCGAATGTCGCTTTGAATTCTACGGTTGAGGATTCTTTTTTAGGGAGCATGGCTTGTTTGCTCGGTTACTCGGTTACTCGGTCTATAGGTGAATAGGTGAATGGGTTGATGGGTTGATGGGTTATTGCTCCAGTTTTTTGAGAAAAGTAATGAACTTGCTGATGTCATTCTGAAATCCGGAAACAGCTGCGGGGAGTCGATTGAGCAGAAACGTCAGTCTTTCGGAATCAAGTTCGAATCCATATATATTCCGTATTACATGTCTGAATCCGAGGAAATCTTTCAGTAAAGATGCTGTCTTTTTAGATATAACCGGGGGGCGGATTTTATCAAGTTCAAGAGACATTATATTTAATAACCGGATATGCCAATCATACGAATCCGGCGTTCCGCCGTTTACAGAATCTGCAATTTTACGAAATATACGCTCGCATCCCGTATAAAAATTATGCAATTTCAGTGCAATTGATTCTTCATAAATCTGTCTTTTTACTTTACTACGCGGGATTGATTGTGCTGTTTTTATTAGCTGATCAAAAAGAAGATTAATTGAATCCAACTCATTTTCAATCTCTGCAATAAGATCAGGAATTTGTCTATTTTTCATACAAAATTTCTCCCGTCTCAATACGTTTTTTCATGAGAACTTGTGCTGTTGAACAGTCAATTAAGTCTACAGGAAACCGGCTCATTTCCATACAGTCAGCAAGTGCGGAACAATAGTGTTTTTTTTTCAGTCCATATACTGCCAGATCAATATCCGAATGGTTGTCAAAGGAGCCTGATTTACATGCTGATCCTATAAGGCAGACTTTTTTGACATGATATCTATCCCGGAGCATAAAAGCCATCGTCATGGCTGTTTTGCGTGCTTCCGTATGGAGGCCCTTGTTTCGCCGTGCTTCGTCGCGTTCTCTTCGCGCCCAGGATTCTTTATATCGGGATATTTCTTTATTTGTGAACATTGATTGTTCGATTGTTTGGTTTATCGGGTGTTCGGTGAATAGGTGAATAGGTGAATGGGTGAATAGATTTTTATTAGGTTCTTCTGGATTTTTTAAGGTTTGTGAGCATTTTGCCTATATAACAACATGATTCATCAAGCAATTTGAATTCGTCTGCTTTTATATAGCCTATTGCTTGGGCGATTTCCAGTTGTGTTCTTAATTCAGCGAGTGAACCGCTGGAAATGCTTAAGAAATGGAGAAATTCTTTTTTTGATGTACGATCGTATCCCTCAGCGATATTTGAAACGACTGATACGGATGAACGCTGGATTTGATCTTTTAAGCCGAAGTCCCGGGAGAATTTTTCTGTACCAGTGACTTTGTAGATTGCGACTGCAAGGTTTTTTCAATCTTGCCAGACTTTTAGTTGTTTCCCGTCAAGACGGGACTTGAACGCTATAGTCTTAAGTTGTACCAGTAGATTGATAGGGCATGTTTCGGTGAATGGGTGAATGGGTTATATTCTCAGCCTTTGGACTCCTTAAGTGCTTTTTCAAGAAGCGCTGTAAGCTTTAGTTGGTGCGCCCAATCTTTGCAGTATGCTAAATCAAGCGTATCATTCTGCACTTTAAGCACTCCAATGATATCAAGCCACTGCCTTTCTGATTTCATGTCACCTTTTTTATACCATAGTAATTTATTTAAAATGATATCCTCAGGTGAACTGATATAATATTTCTTTTGAGGATTTATGGAATCCTGAATTTATCAAGCACCTCAATAAGCGGTCGGATTGTTGATTCTATTTCAGATTCACTCATATTGTCCTCGTTTAACCAAGTATGCCCGAACTTTACTCTCCAGTTCAATACCATAATGAAGCGATAAAAAAGCCAGTGACTTTTCAGAATTACTTAGGGTAGGATTTTTACGATTGATTGCTCTTTTTGACATCAGCATAACCGAATGACTTAAAGAAGTCAATTTTCTGAACCTTCCGGTTGTACCAGCTTTACGCAATAAATCGACCTGCATTTTATCGGCATCAGGGGATGTGTCGTTTGGGATTGGCATTGTTTGGTTTATCGGTGAATGGGTGAATGGGTTGATAGGTCGATGGGTTGTTCGGTGAATCGGTTGTTCCCGCAAAGCGGGATTTGAATTTTATAGTTTTTTGTTGTACCAATGGCTGTACCAATGTTTGCAATACGCAGCAGATTGACCGCCAACAATTGCGCAAGATATCCTACTTTCGTTGAGAATAGAGGATATTACAAGAGATGCTGCTGAATGCAACATTTCAATATCATTTTGAAAGTGATCTTTAAGTTTAGACAGAGCTGAGGTGAGGGTTTGAGCTAAATCGCTTGTCACGTGAAAGTTTTTCTCCAGAACGTTTTTTTCTTCTGCTGAAGACCTTAGCTTATTTCTTTTTGCATAGCCATTTGACATAATCGGTAAAGCAATTTTTTTTACTTGGTCCAATGATACTCGGGTTAGTTTCATTTATCAATCCTTGAGTGAAAAAGGAGTGGACTTGGAACGCTAAAGCATATACTAAATCCTTTTTTACTTTATCTCGAATTATTTTCCTTAAACTCTCGAAATAATTGATATCAATTTCCTTATTCAGGCATTGTTTTAGATATTCTTTTAGTTTCGAACGTATAAAAAAGCTTTTTTTTCAAGCTCTACTATCAGATCAACATCACTCTGCTCGTGAGCTTCATCACGTGAATAACTTCCAAAAAGAGCAATACTCTTTACACCAAATTGATTATAAAGATCTGGCATTTTTTCTTTAAGAATTGTTAAATTTTGTCTTTTATCCATATGTCCTCCATAGAGGATGGAAGAGTGGAAGAAAGGAAGAGTGGGTATATTGATCCTTCTACTCTTCTAACCTTCCATTCACTCCACTTCATTTTCTAAGCGACAGCTTTATACGAATGTCCCAGTTCTTCAAAATCTGAAATATCATTTAAAGCAAGTTTCGTTCTAATCTGCTCAAAACGGGATACAGTTTCTTTAGTATAAAGGCGCTCACCACA from Chitinivibrionales bacterium encodes:
- a CDS encoding four helix bundle protein — translated: MYKVTGTEKFSRDFGLKDQIQRSSVSVVSNIAEGYDRTSKKEFLHFLSISSGSLAELRTQLEIAQAIGYIKADEFKLLDESCCYIGKMLTNLKKSRRT
- a CDS encoding AAA family ATPase, whose protein sequence is MLPKKESSTVEFKATFDKETIETLCAFANAKGGSVFIGINDSGKAVGVTLGKETVQQWINQIKMSTAPSIIPDIAINSSGQKEYVEIRIPEYPIKPVACKGRYYMRSGSSNHIMTINQVVDTHLKIFNRSWDYYINPERSLDQISFEKVQAFIDSANKHRVHPVDDGPLDVLQKYELLRNGELSNACYLLFAKEQCLFSTIELGRFQSETIIKDEFRCQSDLFTEVDEVLDFITKHINKEIRISGKAQHDSIWQYPLDAVREVVINAIIHRDYSQPNDSVVKIFDDKIEIFNPGGLPANISIEKLISGKYVSTPRNRLIAEIFKNAGQIEKYGSGIHRVLRLCEEYQCPLPLFEEISNGVMVTLYPVLT